CTAAGGGGcttctctggcctccctcagTCTgtgagccccccccctccccccgctgccttCACCCCCCacactgtggggcagggccgtgcCATTGTCCCCACGGCCCATCTGAGGAGGGAGGttcagagctggggggcggggtgagctGGTGCCATGGTGAGGGGCGGGGGACAGGGACCAATGCCCCACACAGGGCCCAGAACAGCCccgggggagggagtttggtcactaacagcAGATCAGAGCCAGCAGCTTCTAGAGAGGTCCCCATGTCCCAGTCTCTCATTAATGATCCCCCGACCCCCATCCGTGCCCTGAACTGCATTTAacacttatcccggcagagctgtgtggctcaggggtgtgatacccctccctcccagtgcagaGCTGGGCCGGCCAAGCCCCCCATGcgcacccagccctgctgcagaacaGGGTGTCTGTGGATGGGGTGAGGGCccagggatgctgagagccattggacCAAACACTGtaagatggaaaccacttcaagccggggtGTGTGGCAGCCCTCCCCAAACCCCTAGTCCAGCACCTCTGGGCAGCacagtgtgggaaggggctggcCCCAATCTGGGGATAAACCCCTCCTGGCAGCGCTGTGtttgcactgggctgggtggagccgCACCGCTCTGAGCCTCACTGTGCAGacccagccctgggagcaggCATCTGGCCGGGAatttgcagtattgccaaccccaaatgttcagaaATCCTGAGTCAGGCTCGCCAAAATCCTGCGATTGGCTCTAAAATCCTGCGATTCTGTACAAATCCCAGGTGTGGgggttatttgccttctgctctTTGAGCCTCAGGGTGCCTGGGGGTCACAGGTCGAAGCTCTCCCCACTGCCCCGAGGGCTGGACACTCCCTTGGGCTCTAAGAACGAGGCTGGGATCCTCCCAGACCCACGTGACTCCcggagctggggctttaggaaAACACAAGAATTATCCTGACTCGTGACACGATCCTGCGAGCCAGAAGCACTGAATTTCTCCATCTCCTCTCGGGGAGGCTCAGCGCTGCTGCTCTGCCCGGTAACAGCCTGGTCGGCGCAGGGATTTCTGCCATTGGGTGCGGGCCCCTGGGCCGGGCTCCCCTGGCCAATGCCGGGCattgccccccccccgagggTGTGACATGTGCCCCCGCCGCCTCCTAGTGCTGCCGGCCCCGCGCCCAGCCCAGTGCCAGGGAGAGGAGATGGGCGCAGGACGGGGCGTCCCcatggcccagctggccctgctcACCCTGCTGGCCCTGCCGGGCACCGGGGCGGTGAGAGGtatgggcggggcgggggctgggacacCTGAGCCCGGGGgcgagaggggggacaagacggCTTCACCCCCAGAGTGCCTGGCTCCCCCACCAGGAAGGGGACAATGGGGGACTGATGGGACGGGGGTGAgccaggttggggtgggggttgcaggggaAGTGTCTCACCCTGTagaggggggatggggtgggcaaGAAGGAGTCAGGGGGCTGATCTGGATgggatgggggctgcagggaagagggTCTCACCCCTGTTGGGAGGAGGAGGCTGGCACGGGGGCAGCAGAGGGATTGTGGAAAAATCGCTGTGGTTTGGACATGACATGGCCCTGCCCTAGGGGTGCAGCCCCCCTTCTCCACAGGGACTCAGAGGCTGAACCCCCCCGCCCAGCGGGCCCCTACCGGGCAAGGCTGGGATCATTGAATGACTCACTAGGACAGTAGTGTGCAAATGTTTCTAGTTGTGCACCCTCCCTTTgttccccccagccctgattaCTTGTGATCTGAAACTATTTCATGCCAGAAAGTGGAGGGGAAACACAGATGAGTCTGTTCACTCCTTTGGTTTAGTGTTAGAGCGTCTGACCCACTCTAGAAAGGGCTCTCAGCCGTTATTATATGTTACCAGTTTATGTATTTTAATATCAATTATTAATCATTAAATGAGTTTTAAAATTAATgagaattaaaattaattttaagggCACAGCAGACCTAGTGTAGTTATAAACTTAGCAAATTGTTGAAAATAGCCAGCCTGGGCTTTGATGTGtatgtttggtttttaaaaggaTGAAATGTGGAAGTTTCTTTGCACTCCCCCCTCCAAATTCTTGTGCCCCCCGTTTGCACACCATTGCCCTAGGATGTAGGTATCCCACTCCCTTGGGCCCTGGGGactcccagcctcagcctccagCCAGATGCCTCCCGCTCCTGGAGTGTGTCTCTGGCTGGGGAATTCCCGGGTCTCCCAGTGACCGGCCCTGGGGTGTGAGTATCGGGGACCAGGGACTGAAATCGCCCCGAGAACCAGGTCCTGGCGACCCCGGGACACGGAACCAGCCCCACACACAGATGGGAGAATGAAATGTCCTGCAgccgcagcccccagctccccccaggagCCACTTTGGGTGGGGATCGTCTCCCCCTGTCACAGGCTGAGTGGGTAGAGGCCTGGCCAGTGCTTGGATGGGAGAGCTGGAGTGAACAAATGAGCAGGGGGGGGTcacagtagggggcgctgtccccTCCCAGGCAGCGCTGACCCCGATGCACCAGCACAATGCCAGGggtccctgggctccctgcacccGCTTTCCCCTCACACCACCAAATCCTAATGCCAATGtcacagctgggagctgtggcctGAGGGGAAGTGCTGAGAAACCCTGTCCCCCAGGGGGGCTggtgttggggctgctgctgaTGCCCGTCTCCCCGCAGTGGACCACATGATGTCTGAGGTGAATATCTACCAGAGGACGGACCCAGCCCAGCAGGATTTTGGAGAGTACATGCATGAGTTCGACCAGGACGAGATGTTCCACGTGGACCTGGAGAGGAAGGAGACCATCTGGCGCCTGCCCGACTTTAGCAAGTTCGCCAGCTTCGAGGCGCAGCTCGCCCTGGGGAACATGGCTGTGCTCAAGCATAACCTGGAGTCCCTGATCAAGAGGTCCAATCACACACAGGCCCAGAATGGTACAGAACGGGGGGGCAACTGGGGCCCTTTCCCCACCTTGCTCACCAGgggaccctcccctccccacctgagCCCAGTATCAGGCAGCTGAAAGGCTGTGCGTCCCCACtcagctcccctccagcccctaCAGGGCTCCGGGGGCCAGTCAGCCGGGCCagggctctgcagggcagggggcccgGGCAGTTCTCACCCTCCAggctgggggcccagggcagctccTTTGCCGAGGGCTGTTCATGGCCCCTGCCTagcgccaggccctgcccctgagggattctctcccctgcccctggtGCCCCATGAGccgtcagggcagggagctgggacggCCCCGGTGACGCCCCCACAGTCCTGGGGAGAGACCCCTGAGCTGGAGCGTGAGccccagggactggctggctgaggggcagGCAATGGGACCCACTGACCCCTGTCTCCCCAGTGCCCCCTGAGGTGACCGTGTTCCCCAGAGGCCCcgtggagctgggggagcccaacGTCCTGATCTGCTTCGCGGACAAGTTCTTCCCACCGGTGCTCAGCGTGACGTGGCTGAAGAACGGGCAGGAGGTGACGGGGGGCGTCTACGAGACCGACTTCTACCCCCGCCAGGACGACTCCTTCCGCAAGTTCTCCTACCTGCCCTTCCTGCCCAGCCAGGGCGACTTCTACGACTGCCGGGTGGAGCACGGGGGGCTGGCTGAGACCTTCACGAAGCACTGGGGTGAGGCCGGGGCTCCCGGGGACCCTgctgggcacagggctgggagccaggacgcctgggttctatcccagctctgggaggggagtggggggctagtgggttagagcaggggggctgggagccaggactcctgggttctctccccggttctgggagaggagtgggggctggtgggtagagcagggggggctgggagccaggacacttGGGTTCTATCCCAagaatgggagggaggggcaggaacagcccccctcaccccataccctgtccctctccccctctctccagaAGCCCAGGTGCCCAGCCCCGTCCCCGAGACCACAGAGACCCTGGTGTGCGCCCTGGGCCTGGCCGTGGGCATCGTCGGCATCATCGCGGGCACCATCCTCATCATCAAGGGGATGAAGATGAACGCCGCCCGCAACCCGCGGGGCCCCTTGTGAGTAGCTGCTGCCCGGGGAGGCACCCGCTGCACCCGCAGCCCCTGGgcccacccagcaccccctggggagagtcccccaccctgctgtgtccccccccagccagccacagcccctgggcCTACACAGCACCCACTGGGAGACACACCCCACACCCTGTGCTCCCCTcacccacccagcaccccctgggagacacctgctgtgcccctcccAGACAGCTACAGCCCCTGGACCCACTCAACACCCATTGGGAGACCCCCCACACCTGCTGTACCCCCAGCCAGTCACATCCCCTAGGCCCAACCAGCACCCACTGGGGAGACCCCCACACTGTGCACCCCCAACCAGCTACAGCCTCTGGGCCACCCTGCACCCCGGGGAGATCCCCCCACCTTCTGTGCCTCCCCAGCCAGCTACagcgcctcccccacccaccaccccctGGGGAGACCCCCTCACCCGCTGtgctccccccagccagccacagcccctgggccacccagcaccccctggggagaccccccacctgctgtgaccccccccagccagccacagcccctgggcCCACCAAGCACCCCCTGGAGAGAtccccacctgctgtgccccctcccagacagtcactgcccctcccccacccagcacccactgGTAGACCCCCACCCActgtgccacccctgcagccagctacagctcctcccccacccagcctccCCTGTGTCAATGGGAGACTCCCCGGGGTGCTGGGGAGTGACATCGATCCCTGCCAGTCTCACATTGGAGCCCAGGGCTCCTGGTAACTGACCCTCTTTGCCTTTCAGATGAACGGGGGGAGGAGACGGGGGCCTCCAAATCCTTCCCAGGTGCCTTCATTAGACCCGCTCACgctgcgcccccctccccgcccccagcgtcCCTGCTCCCATTGATGCCAGCTGC
The sequence above is a segment of the Mauremys mutica isolate MM-2020 ecotype Southern chromosome 12, ASM2049712v1, whole genome shotgun sequence genome. Coding sequences within it:
- the LOC123346434 gene encoding HLA class II histocompatibility antigen, DR alpha chain-like isoform X2; this translates as MGAGRGVPMAQLALLTLLALPGTGAVRVDHMMSEVNIYQRTDPAQQDFGEYMHEFDQDEMFHVDLERKETIWRLPDFSKFASFEAQLALGNMAVLKHNLESLIKRSNHTQAQNVPPEVTVFPRGPVELGEPNVLICFADKFFPPVLSVTWLKNGQEVTGGVYETDFYPRQDDSFRKFSYLPFLPSQGDFYDCRVEHGGLAETFTKHWEAQVPSPVPETTETLVCALGLAVGIVGIIAGTILIIKGMKMNAARNPRGPL
- the LOC123346434 gene encoding HLA class II histocompatibility antigen, DR alpha chain-like isoform X1; translated protein: MGAGRGVPMAQLALLTLLALPGTGAVRVDHMMSEVNIYQRTDPAQQDFGEYMHEFDQDEMFHVDLERKETIWRLPDFSKFASFEAQLALGNMAVLKHNLESLIKRSNHTQAQNVPPEVTVFPRGPVELGEPNVLICFADKFFPPVLSVTWLKNGQEVTGGVYETDFYPRQDDSFRKFSYLPFLPSQGDFYDCRVEHGGLAETFTKHWEAQVPSPVPETTETLVCALGLAVGIVGIIAGTILIIKGMKMNAARNPRGPL